The following coding sequences are from one Seonamhaeicola sp. ML3 window:
- a CDS encoding 3'-5' exonuclease encodes MQLNLNKPICFFDLETTGINITSDRIVEISVLKVFPNGKEERKTWRVNPEMPIPKESSAIHGIYDEDVADKPTFKELAKEVHNMIKDSDLGGFNSNRFDIPLLAEEMLRAEVDFDMKNRQAVDVQTIFHKMEQRTLSAAYKFYCDKNLDDAHSAEADTNATYEVLKAQLEKYDELENNTKFLAEFSSRKKFADFAGFIAYNKNGEECFSFGKHKGKLVTEILEKEPGYFGWLLNADFPLYTKKVLTNIKLRGLNNKLF; translated from the coding sequence ATGCAACTCAACCTCAATAAACCCATCTGTTTTTTCGATTTAGAAACGACTGGAATTAATATTACCAGCGATAGAATAGTTGAAATATCTGTTTTAAAAGTGTTTCCTAACGGTAAGGAAGAACGAAAAACATGGCGCGTGAATCCGGAAATGCCCATTCCGAAAGAGTCCAGTGCCATTCATGGAATTTATGATGAAGATGTGGCAGATAAACCAACATTTAAAGAGCTGGCCAAAGAGGTTCATAATATGATTAAGGATTCAGATTTAGGAGGATTCAATTCCAACCGTTTCGATATTCCGTTATTAGCTGAAGAGATGTTGCGAGCTGAGGTCGATTTCGATATGAAAAATCGTCAGGCAGTCGATGTTCAGACCATATTTCACAAAATGGAACAGCGTACCCTAAGTGCAGCCTATAAATTTTATTGTGATAAAAATTTGGATGATGCCCATAGTGCTGAAGCAGATACCAATGCTACTTATGAGGTTTTAAAAGCACAATTAGAAAAGTACGATGAATTAGAAAATAACACTAAGTTTTTAGCCGAATTTAGTTCAAGGAAAAAGTTTGCAGACTTTGCTGGTTTTATAGCCTATAATAAAAATGGAGAGGAGTGTTTTTCATTTGGAAAGCACAAAGGTAAATTGGTAACAGAAATCTTAGAAAAGGAACCGGGTTATTTCGGTTGGTTACTCAATGCAGATTTCCCGCTATACACCAAAAAGGTCTTGACCAATATTAAATTAAGAGGGCTTAACAATAAATTGTTTTAG
- a CDS encoding dihydrolipoamide acetyltransferase family protein — translation MAKFEVKLPKMGESVAEATITSWLKEVGETIEMDEPIVEIATDKVDSEVPSEVDGVIVERFFNVDDVVQIGEVIAVIETEGEEKPVNEAVPEVIEEQAAEHIEETIAIAKETVTPVISSGKRFYSPLVKNIAKQEGISQDELDAIAGSGKDGRVTKNDILDYVENRGHKKQEPVIIKEEVIAKPAETKVETPAKKEVVAPVLSSGEDEIIEMTRMGKLVASHMTESLKTSAHVQSFIEADVTKVWNWRNKVKDDFQKREGEKLTFTPIFMEVVAKALRDYPLLNISVQGDSIIKKKNINLGMATALADGNLIVPVIKNADQLNLVGMATKVNDLANRARNNQLKPDDIQDGTYTVTNVGSFGSIMGTPIINQPQVGILALGAIRKVPAVIETSEGDFIGIRYKMFLSHSYDHRVVNGALGGMFVKAVKDYLEAWDVNREI, via the coding sequence ATGGCAAAGTTTGAAGTTAAATTACCAAAAATGGGGGAAAGTGTGGCAGAAGCAACCATAACCTCTTGGTTAAAAGAAGTGGGGGAAACTATTGAAATGGACGAACCCATAGTAGAGATTGCAACAGATAAAGTAGATAGCGAAGTACCAAGTGAAGTCGATGGTGTAATTGTAGAACGTTTTTTTAACGTAGACGATGTTGTGCAAATTGGTGAAGTTATTGCGGTGATTGAAACCGAAGGCGAAGAAAAACCAGTCAATGAGGCTGTTCCAGAAGTAATTGAAGAGCAAGCTGCTGAGCACATTGAGGAAACCATCGCTATTGCCAAAGAAACGGTAACTCCAGTTATTTCTAGCGGAAAACGATTTTACTCTCCTTTGGTGAAGAATATTGCCAAGCAAGAAGGTATTTCTCAAGACGAGCTAGATGCAATTGCTGGTTCAGGAAAAGATGGTAGGGTTACCAAAAATGATATTCTGGATTACGTTGAAAACAGAGGGCATAAAAAACAGGAACCAGTAATTATTAAAGAAGAGGTTATAGCAAAGCCTGCTGAAACTAAAGTTGAAACACCAGCTAAAAAGGAAGTTGTTGCACCCGTATTATCAAGTGGGGAAGACGAAATTATTGAGATGACCCGCATGGGTAAATTAGTAGCTTCTCACATGACAGAGTCACTAAAAACCTCTGCGCATGTTCAAAGTTTTATCGAGGCCGACGTAACTAAAGTTTGGAACTGGCGAAATAAAGTGAAAGATGATTTCCAAAAGCGAGAGGGTGAGAAACTTACCTTTACGCCAATTTTTATGGAAGTTGTTGCTAAGGCACTCCGTGATTACCCATTGCTTAACATTTCAGTTCAGGGCGATTCTATTATCAAGAAGAAAAATATCAATCTTGGTATGGCAACAGCTTTAGCAGATGGAAACTTAATAGTCCCTGTTATAAAGAATGCAGACCAGCTTAACTTAGTTGGTATGGCTACCAAGGTTAATGATTTAGCCAATAGAGCCAGAAATAATCAATTAAAACCAGATGATATTCAAGATGGCACATATACGGTAACCAATGTTGGGTCTTTTGGAAGCATCATGGGAACGCCCATTATCAATCAACCCCAAGTCGGTATTTTAGCATTGGGAGCCATTAGAAAAGTGCCCGCAGTAATAGAAACTTCAGAAGGTGATTTTATAGGTATTCGTTACAAGATGTTTTTATCGCATTCCTACGACCACCGTGTTGTAAATGGTGCTTTAGGCGGCATGTTTGTAAAAGCTGTAAAAGATTATTTAGAGGCCTGGGATGTGAATAGAGAGATATAA